The Candidatus Nezhaarchaeota archaeon DNA window CGTAATACTAAAGAGGATGACTGAGTTAGGCTTAAGAATTGAGCTTTCCCACAATGATTTTATTAAGGTCTTGGCTAAGAACAACGGAAAAGTGTTGGGCTATGGATTTGGTTCTCTATGTGCTTTAAGTGCGTCAGTGAACCTCCTATTTAGAAGTGAGGGTATAAAAATAATAAGACCTCAAGAGGCATCAGCTCTTAGAAGGCTTGATTAAGCCAAGATCTTGGCTGCTACTTTGGCTATCTTGGGCTTTGAGGATCTATCACTAAAGTACTTTGTGTACTCCTTTGGCTTTAATTGTGATGCTATGAAGTCGAAGGCGGCTTCCGGATCAGACTTGCTACCACACGTATAGACGTCTACAGTTGCATACTCGTATTCGATCCATGTGTGCACTGCTATATGACTTTCAGTAACTAGGGCTATTACTGAAACTCCTCCTTTTTCACCACCAAACTTCCAGGACTTAATATCGTAGAGATTGCACTTAGATATTCTTGCTGCCTCCTCGACAACGTTTCTCAGAAACTCTTCGTTAGATAGAACGTTGGGGTCACAGTCATAAAGGTTGCCGTAAACGTGCTTTCCTACTATCTGCTTTCTCGTATAGCCCTCCTCAACCACTTCCAGTCTTAAACCTCCAAGGAGGGGCTAAACTAATACGTGGCTTAAAAGTTTTTCTGGGCAAGAATGTGACGTTATTGACCTTTTACGCCATTAGCCTATTAATTTAGAACGCCATAAAGTTAACGAAGAAAAGTTTATGTCCAGCTATGCTCTTCCCTAACATTAATGTGTTGACGTACTTCTCTATAGATATCGGCCTTCTATTACTGTGAGTAATAAAAAGATTAAAATGAAATTACTCCTAGTCTTCTAAGAAGCTCTATGTTCAGAGAAGCAACGAGAGCCATACATGGAGGGGAGGAGCTAATAGAGAAGGTAGCTACTTTCATAACCCCCATATATCAAACTGCCGTATTTCCCTACCCGCTCGAAGACTTGAGAAGTTTTAGAGGAAGACCTCTAAAGTATTCGCGAGAGGATAATCCCACGAACATCGTCTTAGAAAAGAGACTTGCAAGTTTAGAGGAAGGTGAGGATGCCTTAGTTTTTTCGTCGGGTATGGCGGCTATATCCTCCTGCTTATTTCATCTATTAAGGAGTGGGTGTAAGCTCGTATTATCTAGGGAAGTTTACGGTACGACGATACCTTTAGCTAAGAGCTTTGAAAAGTTTGGCGTCAAAGTCGAGCTGAGGGGTCCTGAGACGGAGGACATAATCGATGCCATTGAAGATGAAAACACCATAGTCTTCGTAGAGTCGATATCTAACCCACTTCTTAGAGTCGTTGACTTGGATTTGCTTGCTTCAGCTTGTAAAGAGAGAGACGCCTTATTACTGGTCGATAATACCTTTGCGACGCCACTAAATCTAAAGCCTCTTCTTCATGGGGCACACATTGTTATACACAGCTTGACTAAGTACCTGGCCGGTCACAACGACGTCGTTGGGGGCGCTGTTATTTCGAACTCAAAATTCATAGACGAACTTTGGTATACCAGGACGAGATTGGGTTGTGTTTTAGACCCTCACGCTTCATTCCTCATACTTAGAGGGCTCAAAACCCTTGGCGCAAGGCTGAAGATCAGTCAGGAGAGTGCAAGGGCCATAGCCGAGTTCCTCGCAGATCACAGTAAGGTTTCAAGGGTCTACTATCCCGGTCTTCCATCTCATCCAACCCATCACATAGCCAAGAAGATGTTGAAGGGCTTTGGGTCTGTGGTGAGCTTTGAAGTAAAGGGTGATGGGGAGGCTGCTAAGAAGTTTCTGAGGAGCTTAAAAGTGATAAAGCCCTCACCAAGCTTAGGAGGATGTGAGAGCTTGGCATCGCACCCGGTCTCGTCTTCGCATAAAGACGTTCCAAGAGAAGAAAGAGAAAGACTGGGAATAACAGAGGGTCTCATAAGGATATCGGTTGGACTAGAAGACCTGAATGACCTAATAGAAGATATAGATCAAGCGCTGAGGTCATTATGTTAAAAAAGGCTTGAAAAGTTCAAGAGATTTATCATTTACTACTCTAGGCCATCCATAGTAGCAATGCTATCACTAGTCCATAGATGGCTACCGCCTCGACGAAGACTATGTAGATTATCGTCCTACCGAAAAGCTCTGGCTTTTCAGCTATTACGCCTATAGCTGCCGCCGATGCCGTACCCAAGCCTATACCCGCACCCAAGGCAGCAAAGCCAATAGCCATACCTGCGCCCAACTTGCTGAGGCCAATCCCTGCAAACTCGGCTTCTTGTCCTCCTTCACCTGTCACAGCTGCATAGGCACTTATTGCTCCCATGGCAGCTATGGCAAGACCCAAGAGAGCAAGCATTAAGCTCATTGTAAGCAGCTTCTTCATAGCACATACCCCTATTGCGGAATTCCATGTTACCGGCTTTATATTGATTTCTATCTCTACGCACCTAGTCATTCATTGATACAGTAAATCGGTCAATCTTTTGCTTCTTTAGCTCTAAGTCGAAGATCTAAACGAATTCTCTCCAGCAACCTTAAGGCAATAATGGTTCCGACTCCGAAACCTGCTAGACCAAACAATGTCATTAGCAGAGCTCTCAAGATTATATGTAGATCTTTGAATAGGAAGAGGGCCAAGATCGTTAAAGAAATAGCAAATGAAGGGACGATAAGACCTATAGCCAAGGCCTTGATCATAGCTATTATGATGCGTTTTCTTACCTCATTCAACATAGGTCTAACTTGGATCTCGCTGAGATAAGCTTTTACTTAGTTCTTAGAAACTATGTTCAGAGAGAATGAAAGTAACTGGTGAAGATTTAAGGAAGGCTCTCATAGCGCTAAGCTTTGGGCTGGAGCCTATAATATTTGCAATAGTTGGATGGTACGCTGGGCCTTATTTAGGGCTCACTAACGTGATGGGGGCTTTGATTGGGGTTATTGTAGGCTTTGGAATAATGTTTTGGCGTATTTGGAGGTTCAGTCTTACCTTAGGACTCAAAATTAGGTACGATCCCGAGAGAGTGGATTTAAGATCTTTAATATCGCTTGTAGAGGCAGAACGCTATAAGATACTAACTAGGTACGATATTGCGAAGATAATGGGTGCAAGAGGATCGCTGCAATTGCTAAACGTGTTGAAGAATTTGTCACTTATAAAACTTAATTTTTATGATTTAAACAAATTAAGTAGCATCTTAGAAGAGCTAACAGATTTTTCAAAGGTACTTATTGATGTTCGAGTACGATCGCCCATAGAGCTTCTAACGATAATAGATGATTTTAATGACTTCCTAGTAGCTCTATGTGTTAACTTTGCTTTTCGATATGAAGTCCATGGTGATGAAGTAGCTAGGGGCTATGTTGTTACGCCATTTAAATTGAAGAGGGATGCTCAAGATCTCTTACGCGAAGACTTAAAGGATTACTTGGCCAATGATGATATTAGAAGGCTTTACCCCAGAGCTCTGGAGGAATCTCTTACTATCGGTTCAAGAGGTCCCTTACTTGCACTCGCGGCTTACTCCCTCCTAAAGATGGGGAGGGACCTTGAGGTTACCAAATACGCTTATGCATATTCTAATGAGGTAAGAAGGCTTGCTTACAAACTATTTTTAATAGCCATCAATGATTTAAGGAGGGAAGGTAAAAAATCTGTGATTGCGGAAGCCGTGGAACAAAAGATAAGGGAGGTCAAGCTTTCCATTAAAAAGGAAGAGGAGGTTATTGGAAAAGAAGAAGACGTGCTAAGGAATTTCGTAGGTGACTCTTATAGAGCTTTAATAGAACCAAGCAAAGTGCCCCTTACCGCTAAAGCTGTGCTCTCTTACTTATTCGTTAAATGGAGTGAGAAGGCCAGCTTAAAGTTGGCTTTCATGGCTGCAAGCGATGAAGTTGCCCCTCAAAAAGCTTACGAATCGCTAATCGTTCCCCATTAAAGCTTAACAGGCTTAAGGCTTATGACGAAAGGTTGAAATGGAGTACCATTGGTTATGAGGAATTTTGTTCCATGCTCGACCCAGTGAAGCCTTAGAGCTTGGAAGAAGACGAATATTATCTCGAAGAAGACGAAGAATATGGTCCCAGCTATCGCACCTATGAAGGGCACTCCAATCATTGCATAAAGACCCTCATCAATTGACAAGAAGACGTGAGAGAGAACGGCGTGCACTAAAGCGAAAGCAAAGAGCCTCGCATACGATATGGTGTTTGAGAGTGATGCTATGAAGTTGTCAAGGCTTTCACTAAGACCGTCCGATAACCCCATGAAAACAGTTCTAATGATTACCATCGCTGCGAAGGGCATCCATATGAGGATTATAGTGTCTAAGGATCCTTCAACAACAGCATTAATCAATCTTCCACGATAAATAATGAAGGCCGTGGCGAGACTTAGATAAAGCCAGAGCCAGAGACCTGGCCCCACTATTGCCTCTCTATACTCTCCAAGCCTTATTTTATTTATTACCGAAAATATTAGACCTAACGTTATGTGAAATATTGCTATGTATATTGATAGCTTAATGAGGGCTTTCGCTCCTTCAGCTTCTAACATGTCAAATCCTTGGGGTAGCCCCAAAGCTGAAAGTACGGCTGATCTGATAGTGGCTAATGGACCGACATTAATGGGATCAAAGTTAAAGAGCTTTAATGGGTGGTAGTGTCCAGGGTACGGATCAAGTTTCCCAAAGAACTCGCCAAACGTTATACCGAAGATTATCGAAGTTATAGCGCAAGCTATTATTACCGGTGCTCCTTGAACTATGTAGTTTGTTAACTCACCTCCTCTGTAGCCCTTCTTCTTAATGTAGTAGAGGAGTATGGAGAGAATTAAGAGGACCAATCCATGCCCTACGTCAGGGAACATTAAACCGAAGAATATTGGGAATGTGAAGAACCATATGATCGTGGGGTCTATTTCCCTGTAATTGAGTATGCCTAAGCCTCTTACAAGCCCTTCATATATCCTAGCCCACCTAGGATTTCTCATCAATGATGGGACCTTAATCTCGTGAATAGCTTTGGTCACCTCTTCTTTTTTCACTTTAACCTTTGTAGGGCGACTAACTTCCATGCAGACGAAGTTGTTGTTGGAAGCTTCTCTGACTAACGATTTCACCTTTTCGACATATTCCTTAGCTACGGATATTTGAAGAATCGCCATGTTGTCGGTAGCAACCATCTTCAACCTCTTCTCTTCAACCATTCGAGCCCCTTCAATTAACCTCTTGAATTCTATCAGCTGATCTCCTTTCTCTCTCTTTATTTCGCTTAGTAGAGCGTGTATTTTTGCACTTTCATCTGATAATTGAAGGACCATGCTTCTTATGGTTCCTTTGATGTCTTGGACCATCACCTCTGCCAGCCGTATTTGTGGCGTGATCAGGGCTGAAACGTCACCTTCAAGCCTTGAGGCTGTCTCCATGGATTTCTTTATACTTTCAAGTCTTGAGAAGAGGGAGAAGACCTCTTTCTCAATTGACGAAACAACAGAATCTATTTCGTCTATCTTCTCACTAGGTAATGGCTCACTAATTGGCTTTACATCTTGAGGTGAGCGTAAGCCGAGCATGGATAACAATACGTCGAGCCTAGAAGATAAGGAGGAGAGCTTGAAGAGACTAGGAGAGGGCTCGAGAGGCTTGACTTTATCTTCAAACTCCGCATAAGATAGGCTTCTAAGGTCAGTAACAGAGTGCTCAACCTCTGATAGGGCGTAAAGGACATTCTCTACATAATCTTTAGGTACGTAAAATCTAAGATTTATCAGCTCGTGCTTTTCCTCTTTAGGCCTCTCAAACAGGTGAGCCTCTGCACGAAGCTTCGGCTCCTCATACTTAACTACGTAGTGTCCGTGACTTGCCTTCTCAACTGCTTTGATGAAAGGCTTTAAGAGGTCCCTCGGTAACCAACCCGAAAAGACTGCAACTTCAGCGGTTTCCGCAGCCTTTGCTTTGATCGACTCTATAGCTTCCAATACCTTCAATGACGTGATGAGCTTCGAGATCTTTTCTCCATGCTCCTTCTTCACCCTTTCTACAACCGACTCATCGCTTGCACTCAGTGCTCTCTCTAAGGCATCAACATAGGCTTCAGAGTCTAAAAGGGAAGTCGAGAATATCTCTTCATCGGTTAAATTTTCAAGAGGGTATGGAGGAAGCTTTATGGTAGATGTTAGCTTCTCGAGTCTAGAAATTAATGATGATATCCTATAGAGGTTTGATGAGGCATCAAAAGGTCTCAAGATGCCTTTAGCTACCTCTTCAGGGAACTCTTCCTTCACATCTATTAAGTGAAGGAAGCCTTCTTTACCTATATGGAAGAGGACCTTGACAAGATGGTCCTTAAGGACGTAGACCTTGACCTTGACCATCGGTGCCAATGTAAGCACTTGAAAGCCCCCTTATAGGGCTCATGCGCTACTTCCCTTAGAAGAAAAGAATTTATAAACTTTGCTAAGCGGAGAAGTAGCTGCTAGATTACCGTGGAGGTTCCCAGCATGGACGAGGTTCTAAGCCGCATAATTGAGGCAGAAAGAGAAGCTAGAAGGATAATTGACAGTGCCTACGAAGAAGCTAAGAGGTTAGAGGCTGAGGCAAGGGTGGAGGCTGAAGAGCGAGCAAGAATTGTTTACAATAAGATTATAGAGCGAGCAATGAAGGAGGCTGAAGAGGAGGTCAAGAGAATAGAAGAAGAAACTAAGCACGAGGTTGAAAGAATAGAAGAGAGACTACTTACGGAGATGAGGAGACTAGAGAGACTAGCTTCCAGGAACCTTGAAAAGGCCGTAAAATTGCTGCTAATTGAGGCATTAAGACCGTAGCTCCATGGGGGGAGCATAATGTCTCTTGCTGGGGACTTAGAAAAGCTCACAAGTATCATCATAGAGAGGGCTAAAGATGAGGCAAAGAACATAATAGCTAAGGCTAGAGAGAAGGGGGAGGAGATAGTAAAAAGTGCCGTGGAGGAAGCTAAAAGAAAGGCAGAGATGGAGGCCTTAGAGATAATGAGGAGAAGGAGAGAGGAGGCTCTTAATCGAAGGAGGAGCGAGATAGCTAAAGCGCGTGCAGATGCATATAGGAGGCTTTTAGATCACAAAGAGAGGCTTATAGAGAAGGTCGTTGAAGAGACTAAGAAGAGACTTCAGGAAATAGTTGAATCTAAAGAATATGAGAGGGCGCTCGTGGAGATGCTTAAAGAAGCTGTAAAGGTTCTCGGAGGAGGGGCAATTGAGGTAAAGCTTAACAAGAGAGATGCGAAGTTAGGGTTGAACTTAGCAGACATAGCTAAGGAGATAGCACGAGAACTTGGAGAGCCTGTGGAATTAAGATTAGCAAGTGAGCCTGGAGATTTCATGGGTGGTCTCGTAGCTAAGTCCCTTAAAGTTGAGATAGAAGTCGACTATACGATTGAAGGCATACTTGAGAGGAAGTGGAGGAAGCTTAGGAGCGAGATCGCGAAGATGCTATTCTCTGAAGATTAATTGTGAGCAATATCACTATCCAACTTTCACAATAAAAGCGTTAAGTAAGGATCATCTCGTATGAACGACATAGGCGGTTGCTTTATTACACAGGTTACGAAAAACGGTCTACGATGCACACGAAACTTGATGAAATAGATAAAGCAATACTAAGAGAATTGGTTAATGATGCTAGACTATCGTTTAGAGAGATAGCTAGAAGGATAGGCGTTTCAACGGCAACCGTGGCCAGCAGGGTCAAGAGGATGGAGGAAGAGGGTGTGATAAAGGGCTACACAACTATAGTTGATGTGGAGAAATTGGGTTATGACGTTGCTGCTTTAATAGAAATTGTAATCTCTAGGGGCAAGGTTGTAGACATCGAGGACGAGATCGCGAAGATGCCTAACGTGCAGGCTGTCTATGATGTTACAGGACAAAGCGATGCCATTATAATAGCTAGATTCAAGTCAAGAGCTGAGCTGAGCAAGTTCATAAAGAAGTTGCTATCCATGGAGTACGTTGAGAGGACGATAACTCACGTAGTCCTAGGCGTGAGAAAAGAGGACTTCTCCGTAAAGCAGCTGATTGACTAACTAGAATCATGCCTTCATTACAACCATCCTTAATCTCCTTAGAGTTCGAGCAAATCTCTAATGGCAAGTGGCATGTTCACTGAAAACACTAAAAACTAACTATGAAGAACAAGCACATTGCGGGCTCAGCCGGTTGATCCTTCCTCATTAATCGGTCAAGGCTGAACTCTTCATAGCCCAACAGATATTAGTAAAAGGAGACCTAAATCTATCTCTCTTTGTTACAGCTCAAGTGCTGTCAATCAAGGTACTAAGACAAGGATTAGGTGGTAGCCCGGGGGAGATTCGAACTCCCGTCGACGGGGCCAAAGCCCGCCATGCTTGGCCGCTACACCACCGGGCTTCGCTATTTACGAAGAAAGGAGGGTGATTTAAAGTTTAACATAGTGGGAAAAGAAGGGGTTTATGATTTCTTTGAACAACAGTTCTACTCAGTTATCTGTATCGCTTGATTGGGACATTGAGCTTCGCATGCTCTACACGCTAGACATGCATCCTTATTGACTATTTCGACCCTCCCTTCCTTCATCTCGTAGACGCCCACTGGACATACTGAAACGCATGTACCACAGTTTGTGCACTTTCCTCGGTCTACTGTTATCTCTACCATGACATAACCCCACACTTATTTTTGCGGCTTAGATTTTAAGCTATTGTTCAGTTAGCCTTTAAGTTTAAGTTGCACACCGTTCTCTAGACACGATACTTCATGAAATTTCATGTTCATTGAATCGACCGAGTAATTTAACCTTAGCGTGAAGAAGGACGTGGTGGGTCTAAAATCTAAGTTCCATGAGTTATCAGTGATCATCTACATGACATACCCTCGTAGCATACGCTACGTGAAAGGTTTACTTCGTTTTAAATCGCTATGCTCCACTTCGTTAAACATACTCTTGAAATGCGACTTTATGATTTTTTGACAAGTTATGTCAGCTTAAGCTTTTTAGGGTTACCAGCAAGTTATCTCTCTACTAACTAATAACTAAAAAAGTGATAGAGGGTATGGCGTATTGAGCGAACTTGAAAAGAAGATTAGAGAAGCGCTGGAAAAAGTGATAGACCCTGAGACTGGAATAAGCGTCGTAGAGATGGGCTGTATTAAAAGTGTGCACGAGGAGAATTGTGAGGTCACCATCGAGTTTGTACCTACATCTCCATTCTGTCCAATAGCCTTTTACTTAGCCTACTCAATTAAAGAAGCTGCCGAGAAGGTTGAGGGGGTCAGGAAGGTTAAGGTTTTTAGTCGAGGACATGTAATGGATGAACAAATTAACGAGTATGTCAATAAGCCGAGGAGCAGTCCATGAAGGTCAAGGTGAAGTTCTTCGCATTAATAAGAGAGGTGGCAGGAGTCAAAGAGGTGGAGGAGGAGGTAGAGGACAATACGACTGTCAGAGAATTGCTAGAAAAGCTTTGCAAGAGGATGCCTGAGAAGTTTCGGAATCTCATCTTTGACGGTCACGAGGTCTCGAAGAATCTCATAATCTTGGTGAACCGCAAAGGTATAAGAGAGCTTGATGGTCTAGAGACGAAGCTTAAGGATGGCGATGAAGTAGCGCTCCTACCCCCGGTAAGTGGTGGCTAGACCATCCTACCAAGTAGTACGTGAGGCTTTGCTTCCTCAATGATTACGGTCACCTTCCTCCACAGCAGATTATGGTCGCATTCGATCACCACAGGTCTATAATCGACCATCCTCCCCAAGAGCCCCCCTCTTGGAGCCACGTCTGTTAAAAGCACATCAACCTCCTTTCCCACATACCGAATGTTCCTCTTTAGCATTAGCTCCTTAACTAACTCACTTAGTATGCGTGACCTCCTCTTCTTAACATAATCGGATAGCTGAGGAAGTGAGGAAGCTTTAGTGAAAGGCCTCATAGCATATCTAGCCACATGAACCTTGTCGGGGACTAGCTTTTCTAAAACCTTACAAGTCTGTTCAAAGTCTTCATCGGTCTCGCCGGGAAAGCCAACTATTACGTCGGTAGCTAAGAAGATGTCTACTTCAGACCTGAAGAGGTTAACGAGTTTAGTGAAGAGGTCAACCGTGTACTTCCTATTCATGAGTTTTAATATCTTATCGCTTCCAGATTGTAGAGGTAAGTGTAAGTACTTGTATACTCGAGCGTCTAAGTAGAAATGTCTTAACTCATCAGCTATGGCGGCGAGGGTTGATGGCTCCATCATGCCAAGTCTTACCACATAGTCGCCTTCATTCCTGAGGAGAGATCGTAATAGAGATGGGAGGTTCGTTCCTATGTCCAAACCGTAGGAAGCAAGATCTTGGGCGACTAAGTACACCTCCTTTACGCCTTTAGACAGAGCACTACTGAAAAGTTCTAGAATTCTTTGAGGTGGACAACTGGATAGCCTTCCTCTCGATATCGGCATTATGCAATAGCTACACGAACCAAGGCAACCAACTGCTACAGGTATAATGAGTCTCTTGCTAGAACCATCATATGTTGGCAACTTAAATTCCTCTCTCCTGTCGGGGCCAATATTTATCACCCTTTCTCGAAGAGCATCTAAAACCAGTTGAAGGGCATTTGGTCCGATTATGCTAGCTGATGGAGAGATGGAAGCTATGAAGGCAGGACGAGCTCTCGCAAGACAGCCAGTGACTATGATCTTCTTGTAGCCATGACGGCTTCTTAATGATTCTAGTTCTTTAATCCTTTTAGCTATCTTTCTCTCAGTCTCAGCCCTCACAGCACACGTATTGATCACGATAGCATCCGCTATTGTAGGACTATCAACTATCTCATGCCCGCCTTCCCTCAATATCGATACGATGGTATCGCTATCCGCTTTGTTCAGCCAACACCCATAGGTTTCAATGTAGACCTTCAAGGCTATGCCCCTCCTCTACTTCAAGGGAGAGCAGAGCATTAAACGTATAAGGTCTCAAGTAGCTAATAGGATTTAAAGTACCAATCAAAACCCTCATCATCGTTGCTCTCAGCACCTGGTTCCTCATAAGCTAAAATCATTAAGGTATTTTGCTTGTATGACCTAACCTTAAAAATCAGTGGATTGATTCTCATAGGGTGAGGGACTATGTGCGAGAAGTGTGAGAACACTATAGCCGAGACGTTCGTCAAGGGTTTAAATGCCATACACTCAGATGACAAGCTAAGATTCTCAAGTAAGAGTAAGGAGATCAAAGAGATGGTTAGAGAGGGCCTGTCATGAAGATCTTTACTTGATCTTAACGAATAATGGTTTGGGCGTTGGCACCTCTCTTCCTGGTTCTATAGGCTCTATTGCCCCCTCCCACTTCTCTTCATGGACGTTGCTCGTATAGCCGATACCTCTCCAAATGTCGTTGGCACTTTTCGGCATGAAGGGAGCCAGCATTATGGCCAAGGACTTTATAGCGGTTAAACATACGTAGATGCTCGTTGACGCTTCATCAGTCAGACCCTTTCGAATAGCATCCCAAGGAGCTTTCTCGTTTAGGTATCTGTTACCCTCTCTAGCTATGCTCATGACCTCTTGCAGTGCATCTCTTATCCTAAAGTTGTCTAAGCACGATGAAGTTCCTTGAAACTTCTCTAAAACTACCTCCCATAGTTCCTCCTTCATCCAGTCACTTCTTGGAGTCGGTACCTTCGAGTTGAAGGCTCTTGATGTGAAACTTAGAACTCTATAGACAAAGTTTCCAAGAGTATCGTTTAAGTGAGAGTTTACCAGTTCTTTGAATAGAGACCATGTAAAGCTAACGTCTCTTCCTTCGGGTCTAAGGCAGAGTAAAACGTACCTCCAATAGTCTGCTGGGTACATCTCAAGGGCTTCGTCGATCCACACGCCTATTCTCCTGCTCTTTGAGAACTTCTGACCCTCAAAGAGCAGGTATTCAGTAGCTGATATGCCCCATGGGAGAACGTAGCCTTCCCCCGATGCTATTAAGAGAGCTGGTAGTATTAGTGTGTGAAACGGAATGTTATCCTTCCCTATAAAGCATAGGAATCTACTGTCTTCGTTAAACCAGTACTCCTTCCATTTATCTGGCTCTCCCTTCTTAGCAAAGTACTCTATAGTGGCGGATATGTAACCTAATACCGCTTCCATCCACACGTAAATGGTCTTGCCCTCAGCACCAGGAAAGGGGGCTGGTATTCCCCACTTGTTATCTCTTGTTACAGATCTTGGCTTTAACCCCTCTTTAAGTAAGCTCAAGCTACTGTTTCTAGCGTTTTCGGTTAAGAATGGTGCCTTCTCCACGTACTCTCTCAACTTAGGTTCGAGCTTTGGAAGATCAAAGAACCAGTGCTTCGTTCTCTTAAATTGCGGAGGTGAACCACATATGGTGCACTTAGGCTTCATTAGCTTATCAGGCTCTAAAAGTCTCCCACAATTATCGCATTGATCTCCTCTAGCATCTTCAAATCCACAGTAGGGGCATTGACCTGTTACGAACCTGTCTGGCAAGAAGATCTGGCATTTAGAGCAGAAGGGTAGTTCAACCTCCTCTTCATAGATGTAGCCATTTTCTAGTAACTTCATGTAAAACGATCTAACAAACTCCTTATGGTATGGGCTCTCAGTCCTTGAGTAGTTATCGAATGATATTTCCCATCTTCTAAATAGTTCCGCGATTTTCGAGTGATTCTCGTCACATAAGGCCTTCGGTTCGATCCCCCTCTTTATCGCCTCTACCTCTATTGGTGTTCCATGTTCATCAGATCCACTAACGAAGATAACGTCTTCACCCTTCATCCTCAAATATCTTGCTATCACATCAGCAGAGAGGGCTGAGCCTATCATCGTGCCTAAGTGAGGCACGTAGTTTACATAAGGCCACGCACACGTTACTATCCACTTAGCCACCTTCTTCACCCTCTTCGCCCTCAGACAAACTCTCCTCCGACTCTAGACTTACGGTCTTTGGCTCCCATAGAACGAAGCCCCTCCTCTTCAACCTTCTCCTGACCGAATAGAGATATCTCCAAACTACGCCATGAGGGCTACCAGATATCAGCATCTCGATAGCTCTACGTGCTATCTCCACGTTCTCAAGCTTTCCAGCTATCGCTACTATGTGTCCTGATATTGATATTGCAGTGTTCGTGAGCTCTTCTATTAGCTTCCTCGCCTTACCCCTCTCCCCTATGAGTCTCCCCTTGACCCGCACCAAGTTATCCCTTGAAGGGCCTAGAAGGTACTTCAAGTCTATCACATGAAGGGCTGCATCTTCTTCACTAAAGATCTTTAGAGCTTTTTCAGGATTCATGCCGTAGCCTATTGCCTGAACTATGTTTTTAACAACTAGGAGATTAGCTGGATTTGAGTTCTCTAAAAGCTCTACACATACCCTTCCAGTAGAGCTCTCAACCTCCAGCCTGACTCCGTAAGTGTCCTCTATTTCCTTCTTAACACTACCTCCCTTCCCTATAAGGACTCCAACCCTTTCAACTGGTATCTGGACGTAGTCTCTATAAATGACGTT harbors:
- the metG gene encoding methionine--tRNA ligase — translated: MKKVAKWIVTCAWPYVNYVPHLGTMIGSALSADVIARYLRMKGEDVIFVSGSDEHGTPIEVEAIKRGIEPKALCDENHSKIAELFRRWEISFDNYSRTESPYHKEFVRSFYMKLLENGYIYEEEVELPFCSKCQIFLPDRFVTGQCPYCGFEDARGDQCDNCGRLLEPDKLMKPKCTICGSPPQFKRTKHWFFDLPKLEPKLREYVEKAPFLTENARNSSLSLLKEGLKPRSVTRDNKWGIPAPFPGAEGKTIYVWMEAVLGYISATIEYFAKKGEPDKWKEYWFNEDSRFLCFIGKDNIPFHTLILPALLIASGEGYVLPWGISATEYLLFEGQKFSKSRRIGVWIDEALEMYPADYWRYVLLCLRPEGRDVSFTWSLFKELVNSHLNDTLGNFVYRVLSFTSRAFNSKVPTPRSDWMKEELWEVVLEKFQGTSSCLDNFRIRDALQEVMSIAREGNRYLNEKAPWDAIRKGLTDEASTSIYVCLTAIKSLAIMLAPFMPKSANDIWRGIGYTSNVHEEKWEGAIEPIEPGREVPTPKPLFVKIK
- a CDS encoding KH domain-containing protein; amino-acid sequence: MPNVIYRDYVQIPVERVGVLIGKGGSVKKEIEDTYGVRLEVESSTGRVCVELLENSNPANLLVVKNIVQAIGYGMNPEKALKIFSEEDAALHVIDLKYLLGPSRDNLVRVKGRLIGERGKARKLIEELTNTAISISGHIVAIAGKLENVEIARRAIEMLISGSPHGVVWRYLYSVRRRLKRRGFVLWEPKTVSLESEESLSEGEEGEEGG
- a CDS encoding tRNA (N(6)-L-threonylcarbamoyladenosine(37)-C(2))-methylthiotransferase, whose product is MKVYIETYGCWLNKADSDTIVSILREGGHEIVDSPTIADAIVINTCAVRAETERKIAKRIKELESLRSRHGYKKIIVTGCLARARPAFIASISPSASIIGPNALQLVLDALRERVINIGPDRREEFKLPTYDGSSKRLIIPVAVGCLGSCSYCIMPISRGRLSSCPPQRILELFSSALSKGVKEVYLVAQDLASYGLDIGTNLPSLLRSLLRNEGDYVVRLGMMEPSTLAAIADELRHFYLDARVYKYLHLPLQSGSDKILKLMNRKYTVDLFTKLVNLFRSEVDIFLATDVIVGFPGETDEDFEQTCKVLEKLVPDKVHVARYAMRPFTKASSLPQLSDYVKKRRSRILSELVKELMLKRNIRYVGKEVDVLLTDVAPRGGLLGRMVDYRPVVIECDHNLLWRKVTVIIEEAKPHVLLGRMV
- a CDS encoding MoaD family protein, giving the protein MKVKVKFFALIREVAGVKEVEEEVEDNTTVRELLEKLCKRMPEKFRNLIFDGHEVSKNLIILVNRKGIRELDGLETKLKDGDEVALLPPVSGG